The Pseudomonadota bacterium sequence CTTGCTGGTAACTAATCAAATTAATTTATTATTTGATATTACGGAATATTAAAATAATGACCGAACCGGCATTTGTAAAAAGTATCAGAAAGCTGTTTGTTCCGTATATGCTGCGTCCATTGGCCCTTTGCGGTATCCTGGCCTTGGATAATTATCGAAAATTAGCGGCATTCAAAGGCAAACATAACGGGCGGCGATGTTTCATTATCGGTAACGGACCCAGTCTTGAAATCAAGGACCTTGAAAGATTAGAAAATGAAATAACATTTGCGTCGAACAAGATATATCTTGCATTTGATCAGACACAATGGAGACCAACATATTATTCGGCAGTTGACAAGCTGATTATCAACCGGGAATATAAAAAATTAAATGAGCTGAATAAGATCACAACATTTTTTCCTTATTTTTTTCAAAAATATGATGTTCATTTTGACAATTCGATCTATTTCTATTTTATCCATAAAGAATTTTATCCAGATCTGCCGCTTTTTGGCATTAATCCTATTTACAGGCTGTTCAGTGGACATACGGTAACCTATATTTTATTGCAGCTTGCAGTTTATATGGGAATAAAAGAGATTTATCTTATAGGGGTCGATTATTGTTATAATATTTATCAGCAGGACTATAGTGATAATGAAAAGATTCTTGTATCCGACGGTACTGTATCCCATTTTCATCCGGAGTATGTAAAAAGCGGCGACAAAGTGTTTCAGCCGAATCTTCATTTGCATGAGAAAGCTTACATATCTGCCGGTCATGCGTTAGAAAAAAGCGGCGGCAGGATTTTCAATGCAACTCGGGGAGGTAAACTGGATCTGTTTCCCAGGGTTGATTTCGATAAGATAATTTATGCAGGTGGCAAGTAAATATCTATGCCTGATAAAAAAATTTTAATAATCGGCGCCGGACCGGCAGGTTCAACTTCGGCAAGAATATTTGCTGAGGCAGGGTGGACGGTTGATATATTTGAAAAGCGCCATCATATAGCTGGTAACTGCTACGATGAACTTGACGAAAACGGTGTACTTGTACACAGATACGGGCCGCACTATTTTCGTAGCAATCAGATCGAACTGTTAAAATGGCTCGGTAAATTTACCGACTGGATTCCCGGAAGATATTATGTGCGGGCCAAGGTCAAAAATGCCTTGATACCTGTGCCGATCAGCCTCGCAACCATTACCGCTCTTAAAGGAAAAGCGTACTCTGCGGAAGCGTTCGAAAAATATCTTCAACACGAGCGTATTTCCTTTTCGAGCCCGCAAAACGCAGAAGAACAGTGTTTGGCCCAGGTCGGGAGGGAACTGTACGAAACGCTCTTTAAAGGGTATACAAGCAAACAATGGGGCGTTGAACCCACAAAGTTGAGTCCTGACATTACTGCGCGAATTCCGCTTAGATTTGATTGGGACGAAAGATATGCATCTGAAAAATATCAGGTAATGCCCAAAGATGGTTACACGGCAATGTTTCATAAAATGCTTGAACATTCAAATATCAATGTTGAGTTAAATTCTTTGTTGTGTCCTTCGGATATAAAAAGAAGAAGAGAAGAATATGACTATACCTTTTACTCCGGGCCGGTCGATACCTTCTTTGATTTGAAACACGGCAAGCTGGGATATCGTTCATTAAGGTTCGAATGGCATTATTATAATGAAAGTTATGTACAGCCCTGTGTCCAGATAAATTATCCGAATGATTTTGAGTATACCCGCACCGTTGAAGCAAAACATGTTACGGCGCAAAAATGCGACGGAACGACGGTATCCCATGAATACCCGCAAGCTGAAGGGGAACCATTTTATCCACTGCTGACTCGGGAAAATCTGGAGCGATATGCAAAATACCGGATTCTGGCCGATAAGGAATCAAATAGTGACCGGCCTATTATTTTTTTAGGCAGATTGGCGGAATTCAAATATTATAATATGGATCATGTCATTTTGTGGGCAATGGAAACGGCTAACCGCATTCTGAGGCATGAGCAGGGAAGGATTTGAAAGCCATGCAATCAGAAGCAGGCGGACAAACTTCTAATCTGCTTGATCCGGCGGTGGTCGCAGCTGTTGTCGTTACATATAACCGTTCAAAATTACTTGTGGATTGTCTTGATCATTTGTTAAAACAGAGCCGTCCTGTGGATCGAATCATTGTTGTCGATAATGGTTCGACGGATGGAACCTGCGAAATTTTAAATCAAAAGGGGTTTTTGGCAAATCCTGTGCTTGACTATTTATCCCTTGGAAAGAATTACGGTAACTCCGGCGGTTTATTCAGAGGTATAAGTCATGCTTTAAATGAAAAACCCGACTGGATATGGGTGATGGATGATGATGCAAATCCTGACGGGTACGCTTTGCAGAGGATACTGGAAAATGATGTTTTACAGAAAAATATCTATGGGTCTGCTGCAATCGGCTCCGGAAAAAGCATAAAAAAGCTCTGTTTTCCTGCTAAAACAGTGAATCGCCTTAAAAACAAATATATAGAACATCATGAAGAGCTGAATGACATTGAAGAAGTCGAATGGATACCATTTCTAGGGTTTTTTATCCACTCGGAAATGATTCGGCGGATAGGCTTGCCTGATCCGGATTTGTTTATCCTAAATGATGATGTGGAGTATTCTGAGCGGGCCAAAAAATGCGGAGCTAATATCTACATTGTAAAAAGCAGTATTATTTATCATCCATACCAGCAGACCGTCTCACTGAATATATTGGGAAGAAAAGTATATTACCGTAGTATGCCACCTTGGAAAGCGTATTATGGAGCCCGCAACAAAGTTATCGTTGCGAAAAAATACTATGGAAAATTATTATGGCTTCAAACTATTCCAGGTATTTTTTTCAGATCACTATTGGGGTTTTTGTACGAACCTAAATGCTTTTCGTTTTTTTTTGCTCATATCATCGGAATTTATGATGGATTGCGTGGAAATAAAGGAGTAAGATTTATGCCTGAAATCACAACTTCTCCCCCAACACATAAAACAAATGACTCATAGGCAGTTTGAGAACTCCTTTCCTAAACAACATATCCCATTTACCTAATGCCTTCATCATACAGGCATTCTTATATACCTTTCCGGATTCATTACATTGAAATTTCATGTATTATTAATCCTTCTTTCTTAGCCGCCTTATTTAGAGTTTTGTCAAAACATGAGAAAAATATTTCTATGCCGTTGCTTTGATCTTTCAATATCAGCGAAGATGCCAGATGAACAGCGTCATATCCTTTCAATTCATGCCTGAAAATTAATTCTCTGGTATTTGAGATCAATATTTCGTTTGGTTTAATCCAACGAAAGTCATGCCAAATCCGCAAAAACTCTCCTTGAACAATCTCTATGTCGTATTTTGAACATCGTTTTTCTTTCCATGCACGTCTGAAGGCAGAAAATACTTCCGGATATGAAATTAATGAGGTAAAAGCCATATCCGTTTCATCTTTAAGCGAGCGTGAAATTTCGGCATATGGTTCGTCAAAAAACCATTTTACTATGCTGCTGCTGTCAAAATAGGAAATCATTTACGATCCTGTGTAATTAAGTCGGAAACAGGCATATCAGGAATTTTGTTCTTAACACTCTTTATGAAGCCAATATTGCCATTGCCGCCCCCTAACACACCTTTATTTTTTAGGTTATTTAATAACATTTGTTCACTGGGGGTTACCAGCGGCTTAAGCTCTGCAACAGCTTTTCCGTGTCGCATGATTTTTATTATCTCCCCATTTTCCACTTTCTTAAGGATGATGCTGAGACTGTCTCTAAGTTCTTTAACGCCTACATTTTCCATGGTTGAATACTCCTGATTATGTACATGTTTGATTTTGATAATAGCCATTATTTTAAATTGTGTCAAATAGTATAAAATTATCTTTTGTTGACAGTAATAAATATTGCAATTAATAATAAGATTAACAGCATTTATGGAGAATGACAGCATGATTACTGATAATGTGACGGTTTCAAACAGAGGATATATTATTCTACCTGCACGCATTCGAAAAGAGATGAATATAAAATCAGGCACAAAAATCCTGTTAAGCAGGGAAGATAATAAAATTATTCTCCAGCCTGTTTCATCTTTCACGGAAAAACTGTCAGGATTAACAACAGGCAGTTTTGGAGAAAATGCGGGTGATATAAAAGAATATATAGATAAAGAAAGAAAAGACAGGTCAGTGTGATAAAATCCACCTTTCTGGAAAAGT is a genomic window containing:
- a CDS encoding glycosyltransferase, which gives rise to MQSEAGGQTSNLLDPAVVAAVVVTYNRSKLLVDCLDHLLKQSRPVDRIIVVDNGSTDGTCEILNQKGFLANPVLDYLSLGKNYGNSGGLFRGISHALNEKPDWIWVMDDDANPDGYALQRILENDVLQKNIYGSAAIGSGKSIKKLCFPAKTVNRLKNKYIEHHEELNDIEEVEWIPFLGFFIHSEMIRRIGLPDPDLFILNDDVEYSERAKKCGANIYIVKSSIIYHPYQQTVSLNILGRKVYYRSMPPWKAYYGARNKVIVAKKYYGKLLWLQTIPGIFFRSLLGFLYEPKCFSFFFAHIIGIYDGLRGNKGVRFMPEITTSPPTHKTNDS
- a CDS encoding NAD(P)-binding protein, which translates into the protein MPDKKILIIGAGPAGSTSARIFAEAGWTVDIFEKRHHIAGNCYDELDENGVLVHRYGPHYFRSNQIELLKWLGKFTDWIPGRYYVRAKVKNALIPVPISLATITALKGKAYSAEAFEKYLQHERISFSSPQNAEEQCLAQVGRELYETLFKGYTSKQWGVEPTKLSPDITARIPLRFDWDERYASEKYQVMPKDGYTAMFHKMLEHSNINVELNSLLCPSDIKRRREEYDYTFYSGPVDTFFDLKHGKLGYRSLRFEWHYYNESYVQPCVQINYPNDFEYTRTVEAKHVTAQKCDGTTVSHEYPQAEGEPFYPLLTRENLERYAKYRILADKESNSDRPIIFLGRLAEFKYYNMDHVILWAMETANRILRHEQGRI
- a CDS encoding DUF115 domain-containing protein codes for the protein MTEPAFVKSIRKLFVPYMLRPLALCGILALDNYRKLAAFKGKHNGRRCFIIGNGPSLEIKDLERLENEITFASNKIYLAFDQTQWRPTYYSAVDKLIINREYKKLNELNKITTFFPYFFQKYDVHFDNSIYFYFIHKEFYPDLPLFGINPIYRLFSGHTVTYILLQLAVYMGIKEIYLIGVDYCYNIYQQDYSDNEKILVSDGTVSHFHPEYVKSGDKVFQPNLHLHEKAYISAGHALEKSGGRIFNATRGGKLDLFPRVDFDKIIYAGGK
- a CDS encoding AbrB/MazE/SpoVT family DNA-binding domain-containing protein, producing the protein MITDNVTVSNRGYIILPARIRKEMNIKSGTKILLSREDNKIILQPVSSFTEKLSGLTTGSFGENAGDIKEYIDKERKDRSV
- a CDS encoding type II toxin-antitoxin system VapC family toxin; translated protein: MISYFDSSSIVKWFFDEPYAEISRSLKDETDMAFTSLISYPEVFSAFRRAWKEKRCSKYDIEIVQGEFLRIWHDFRWIKPNEILISNTRELIFRHELKGYDAVHLASSLILKDQSNGIEIFFSCFDKTLNKAAKKEGLIIHEISM